The following proteins are co-located in the Sphingomonas panacis genome:
- a CDS encoding glycoside hydrolase family 27 protein yields MSGIDRRSLLAAGAAAAALPAVAGAAQRGTRSLAPTPPMGWNSWNSFATTITEAQAVETAGIMAAKLLPAGYDTFTVDIQWYDPDAKSYEYNAKPVPVMDGDGRLLPAPNRFPSSAGGMGFAPLAARVHALGLRFGIHVMRGIPRLAVERNLPVLGTHLRARDIADVTSVCSWNPDMYGVDMRRPGAQAYYDSVFAQYARWGVDFVKVDDMSRPYDAHAPEIEAVALAIKRSGRPMILSLSPGETPVIRADHVRRHAEMWRIADDFWDEWPQLAAQFTRFENWSPYIGGGRWPDGDMLPLGRLALGARDSRFTPDEQRTLMTLWSIVRSPLIMGGDLRHLDAATLALLTNPEVIAVNQASSDNRPHILEDGTRLWSATAPGGGRYVALFNTSAKPRRVALPLDRIGLRGTVSVRDLWARAALADMQGAVARELPSHGASLLRVTPV; encoded by the coding sequence GTGAGCGGCATTGATCGGCGCTCGTTGCTCGCCGCCGGCGCGGCGGCTGCGGCGCTGCCGGCGGTCGCCGGCGCGGCGCAGCGCGGCACACGCTCGCTCGCGCCGACGCCGCCGATGGGGTGGAATAGCTGGAACAGCTTCGCCACCACCATCACCGAAGCCCAGGCGGTCGAGACCGCCGGCATCATGGCGGCGAAACTGTTGCCGGCCGGCTACGACACCTTCACCGTCGATATTCAATGGTATGATCCCGACGCGAAGAGCTACGAATATAACGCCAAGCCGGTGCCGGTGATGGATGGCGACGGCCGGCTGCTGCCAGCGCCCAACCGCTTTCCGTCGAGCGCGGGCGGCATGGGCTTCGCGCCGCTCGCCGCGCGCGTGCACGCGCTGGGGCTGCGTTTCGGCATCCACGTCATGCGCGGCATTCCGCGCCTCGCGGTCGAGCGCAACCTCCCGGTATTGGGCACGCACCTCCGCGCGCGCGACATCGCCGACGTGACGAGCGTCTGTTCGTGGAACCCCGACATGTACGGCGTCGACATGCGCAGGCCCGGCGCGCAGGCCTATTACGACAGCGTGTTCGCGCAATATGCGCGCTGGGGGGTCGATTTCGTCAAGGTCGACGACATGAGCCGCCCCTATGACGCGCACGCCCCCGAAATCGAGGCGGTCGCGCTGGCGATCAAGCGGTCGGGGCGGCCGATGATTCTCAGCCTTTCGCCCGGCGAGACGCCGGTGATCCGCGCCGATCACGTCCGCCGCCATGCAGAGATGTGGCGCATCGCCGATGACTTCTGGGACGAATGGCCGCAGCTCGCCGCGCAGTTCACCCGCTTCGAGAATTGGAGTCCCTACATCGGCGGCGGCCGCTGGCCCGACGGCGACATGCTGCCGCTCGGCCGGCTCGCGCTTGGCGCACGCGATTCGCGCTTCACGCCCGACGAGCAACGGACGTTGATGACCTTGTGGTCGATCGTGCGCTCGCCCCTCATCATGGGTGGCGACCTGCGCCATCTCGACGCGGCGACGCTGGCGCTGCTGACCAACCCGGAAGTCATCGCGGTCAACCAGGCGAGTTCGGACAACCGGCCGCATATCCTTGAAGACGGCACGCGGCTGTGGAGCGCCACCGCACCCGGCGGCGGGCGGTATGTCGCGTTGTTCAACACCTCGGCCAAGCCGCGCCGTGTCGCGCTCCCGCTCGACCGGATCGGGCTGCGCGGCACGGTCTCGGTGCGCGACCTATGGGCGCGCGCTGCGCTCGCCGACATGCAAGGTGCGGTCGCGCGGGAACTGCCGTCCCACGGAGCGAGCCTGTTGCGCGTTACCCCCGTATAA